CGCCGCGGCAAATACGAGCGGGAACTGCGCCTGCGGGGACGCTGGTCCGCCTCCACCCGCGGCTACCAGTTGGAACTGACCCTGCCCGCGGCACTCAGCCATGGCGAACTGGCACTGCGCGTGATCGATCGCGCAGACAGCAGCGGCGGCCCGCCGGCGCGGGAAGCAAGCACGCTGCCCGCGGACGGGCGCCCCGGAAAGCTGGTGGAACGCCTGCCCGCCCTGCAACAGGAACTGACGCACTTTGCCCGCCCGGATCTTGAGCTGACCGTTGTGGACCAAGAGGGGTTTATCCTCGCCCGAACCGGTAGCCTGCTCCCGCCGGAAGAAGACGACTCCGCGCCAAAAGAAAGCACCCCCTGGCTGCGCGACTGGTTCTATCGCCAGATCCTGGACACACCGGCATTGCCACCCCTGCCCGACGACAACTATCCGGATGCACTGACAAAAAACCGCGAAACCACTGGCCAGTGGTTCCGCGCGGCGCCAGACTCTACAGCCGGGAGCGACAGCCGTATTGGCGCCGTCAGCGTGCCGGTCATCACCCGCGCCGACGAAATCATCGAGCGACCGATTCTGGGACGCGTCATTGCCAGCCAGTCCGCTGACGCCCTGCAATCCCTGACCGAATCCGCCGCGCGACGGTTGTGGCTGATCACTGCCGGCGCCGCCGGTCTGGTGCTACTGTTGCTGCTGGGCTATGCCAGCTGGCTCTCGTGGCGGATCCGACGCCTGCAGCGCGCTGCCAGCAATGCAGTGGATGCCAGCGGCAGGTTGCGCGGAGACTTCCCCAAACCCTTTATCCGCGACGAGCTGGGCGCGCTGAATCGCTCCTTTGCCAGCCTGCTGGCAGAGCTGGACCACTACCACCAGTACCTGCGCAGTCTGGCCAGCAAACTTTCCCACGAGTTGCGCACGCCACTGGCGGTGGTGCGTTCGTCTCTCGACAATCTCAGTGCGGGCGACCTGTCCCAGGAAAGCCGTCGATACGCGGAACGGGCCGCAGACGGTGGCGCCAGACTGTCATCGATCCTCAACGCCCTGTCCGCCGCCAGTCATCTGGAAGCGAGCATCAGCCAAGCCGAAAAAGAGGCGTTCGACCTCGCCGACCTGCTGCAGGTCCTGACGCAGAGCTACGCCGATGCACACCCCGCGCACCGTATTGCCCTGAATTGCCCCCCCTCCCCACAGCCCTGTTACGGCGCACCGGAACTCCTGGCGCAATTGCTGGACAAGCTGGTGGACAACGCGGTGAGCTTTGCCCCCGAGGGCAGCAAAATATCGCTGACACTGACTCGCGACAAACGGGGTTATGTCCTTGCGGTGAGCAATCAAGGCCCACTGCTGCCGGAAGGTTTCGGCCGGAAACTGTTCGACTCTCTGGTTTCCGTCCGCGACGACGGCGGCAAGGCCGGCCACCTGGGCCTGGGGCTGCACATCGCACGCCTGATCGCGGACTTCCATCAGGGGAGCCTCAAAGCCAGCAATAGAGAGGATGGGCAAGGCGTCGTATTCTCCCTGGAGCTACCCAGCGACCTGCCCCGGGAATGAGCCGTAGACTCCTCAGTAGACTCCTCAAATAACGGCAGTCACACGGCGAAACGGGGCCGGTCACAAACAACCCCCGAGAGCGGTTGACAAACAACCAGTGCTGGGGATAATGTCGCGTCCCAAACGGGCCCCCGGCCCGAAGTTCGAGTTTTACAGATTCCAGACAGGAGCAACCGGTGGCCAATTCACCTCAAGCGAAGAAACGCGCGCGCCAGAATGATGTGCGTCGCAATCACAACGCCAGCCTGCGCTCCATGGTGCGCACCTACATCAAAAAGGTAGTTGCGGCCATTGATGCAGGTGATGCAGAAAAAGCCAAAACCGCATACGCGGCTGCCGTTCCGGTCATCGACCGCATGGCTGACAAGGGCATCATTCACAAGAACAAGGCTGCTCGCCACAAGAGCCGCCTGAACGCCCAGATCAAGAAGCTGGCTGCCTGAGGCACCACTTCCTGAACGCAAAAAGCCCCGCATCGCGGTAATGCTGTTCACTTAAGCATTGCAGCGTAGGCCCGACCGCCGGAAAATCCGGTTTCCAGATAAGGAAACCGGATTTTTTGTGTCTCTCCAACAGCCCTTCTTCGATATCAACTCCCTCCAGTCCTTCTGCGACCTGAGCACCTTCACGCAGAACATTCCCGTTGAGTGGGTAGAATCTGCCCTTCAGCTGTCCGAGAGTGACTTTCCTAGCAGATATAGATTCTTAGCGAAATATACTTACTAACACCCGGATTCAAAGACGAAGTGCACCGTAGCCCGAGTGGGCTAAGCAGTAGCCTGCTGAGGAAGTAAGTTGTGCGGGACTTTTCGCCCCGACTCATGAGAGTGCCCTCATTTTTTTGAGATCTTGTTGACCCCCAACTCGCCACATTCTGCACACCAGCACCATACACCCAAGAACATCCACACTCATTACAACCCATTACACACGGCTTCACATCTGCAAAAGACTAAAATACACTTCAAATGTTGATAACGATTATCAACATGTTTAGCATTAAAAGGAGTACCCATGATTAAAGCGATGACGCTTTTAATAGCAGCGCTGCTACTAACACCGATATCAGCTTCTGCAGCAAGTATAGAATGGAAGGATGTTTGCAATGGATGCACCAAGGATGAAGCCAACACAATGGCCCTCACGTGGATCGCGGATAATTTAACTCCCAAGGACACCGCATTAATTCACATTATTGACCCCCCCAACCAAAAGGTGTGGTCCTTTTCAGGTACAGTTGAGTGGATTCCACTTCCACCAACGCCGCCAGGCCATGGCGGAACAGGTGTAGTACCCCGCACTGAAGAAATTCAGACCCCCTCAAGGATCCAAAATTTAGCGGACTCCTTGGTTGCACATATGAACAATCTAAGTGAATTTTTCAAATCAGGTAAAGTGCCTGAAGACGTTATCAAAAACGCATGGAGCTTTGTAAATTGCGCTTACTGCAAAGCAGATTTTAGAGATTATCTCGACAACCAAACACAAGCAGGTTCGATCTTTAGGCAGGTCGAAGATGTAAGTCACGCGCTCGGAATACTTCCGGACAAGCTCGAAAACAAGTACGTAATCGAGCTAGAGTCAGGAGGACGAATATTTTTCGAGTACACAGTAACTGGAAACGGCGAAGTCGACGTAAATATACTAGAAGTGCTAGATGAAGCAAATAACAGCGTCCCGCTGGAAGCCGGAGGGCTTGAAAATCTACAAGTTCGAGTGGTGAGCGATTCACATGGCAACACCATCAATGTGGTAATTGTTCTGTTTGATTACTACATTCCCGAGAAGTCAGGGACATTCGTTATCCAAGAATGCCCAACTAACCCCACCCCCCCTTCTCCCTGCTCCTAACCAACAGCCGGCAGATAGCGTAATGCTGCTGACTTAAGAATTGCAGCTTAAGGCCGCACCTCGGAAGATCCGGTTATCCAATCAGGGAAACCGGATTTTTTGCTGATAGTAAAGAAATGACACAAAATTCTGAACACCCTCGCGCCCAAAATCACAGCAGAATCAGATTGTCCCGGTGGATCAGTTCATCGTCATCCCGGTACCCCAGCAATTCCAGAATTTCCGCTGAGGACTGCCCGAGAATCCGCTGCGCCTCGGTACTGTCGTAATTTACCAGCCCACGGGCGACCTCTTCGCCACCGGGACCGATACAGCTCACCAGCTCGCCGCGATGGAAACGGCCACTGACCGCCGTCACCCCTACCGGCAACAGGCTCTTGCCCTGGCTGCGCAGCGCGCGCGCCGCACCGGCATCCAACACCAGCTCACCGCGCACCTGCAACTGCCCCGCCAACCAGCGCTTGCGCGCCGCCAGCGGGTCCGCTTCGGGCAGTAGCAGAGTACCCAGATTCTCACCTGTGGCCACCCGCTCGATCACCGAGTCGATGGCACCACCGACGATTACCGTGCACGCACCGGAGCGCGCCGCCAGCTGCGCTGCCCGCACCTTGGTAGACATACCGCCGCGACCGAGCCCGCTGCGGGAATCCCCGGCCATGGCCACCAGCCTCGGATCTGTCGCCACCGCCTCGCGCACCAACTCTGCATCCGGATTGTCCCTGGGGTCCTGGGTAAACAGGCCATCGGCATCGGTAAGAATCAGCAACACATCCGCTTCCACCAGGTTGGCCACCAAGGCCCCCAGAGTGTCGTTGTCCCCAAAGCGGATCTCATCGGTCACCACGGTGTCGTTTTCGTTGATGATCGGCACCGCACCGAGGGATAGAAGCGTTTTCAGGGTACTGCGCGCGTTGAGATAGCGGGTGCGATTAGAGAGATCATCGTGATCCAGCAGAATCTGGGCTGTGCGGCAGTCGTACTGGCCAAAGGCGTGCTCGTACACCTGCACCAGGTGACTCTGGCCTACCGCAGCCGCGGCCTGCAGCTGATGTACCGACTCGGGCCGCCTGCGCCAGCCCAGGCGATCCATCCCCGCGGCCACCGCTCCAGAAGAAACAAGCACCACCTCGATACCCTGCCGACGCAAGGCGCCAATCTGACCGGCCCAGTTCTGGATCGCGGCGCGATTGACACCGCGTCCGTTGTCCGTCAAAAGCGCACTGCCGATCTTG
The Microbulbifer celer DNA segment above includes these coding regions:
- a CDS encoding ATP-binding protein; its protein translation is MKLRSQLLLLSLITLSLPWAGCQYLRHVDAALTQGQMQTLEATGNAIAARLASAPQLIAPDPERGGRPPGAQLYLNPLPQPPVVDGYGGEWRAQKFKPRQLIAEDGEPLAQVTLGKNAQRIYLLLTVKDRTPSYHDPRSTLPASGDLVEVFTARERYILPVASQGPVKALWFNPRRGKYERELRLRGRWSASTRGYQLELTLPAALSHGELALRVIDRADSSGGPPAREASTLPADGRPGKLVERLPALQQELTHFARPDLELTVVDQEGFILARTGSLLPPEEDDSAPKESTPWLRDWFYRQILDTPALPPLPDDNYPDALTKNRETTGQWFRAAPDSTAGSDSRIGAVSVPVITRADEIIERPILGRVIASQSADALQSLTESAARRLWLITAGAAGLVLLLLLGYASWLSWRIRRLQRAASNAVDASGRLRGDFPKPFIRDELGALNRSFASLLAELDHYHQYLRSLASKLSHELRTPLAVVRSSLDNLSAGDLSQESRRYAERAADGGARLSSILNALSAASHLEASISQAEKEAFDLADLLQVLTQSYADAHPAHRIALNCPPSPQPCYGAPELLAQLLDKLVDNAVSFAPEGSKISLTLTRDKRGYVLAVSNQGPLLPEGFGRKLFDSLVSVRDDGGKAGHLGLGLHIARLIADFHQGSLKASNREDGQGVVFSLELPSDLPRE
- the rpsT gene encoding 30S ribosomal protein S20 — translated: MANSPQAKKRARQNDVRRNHNASLRSMVRTYIKKVVAAIDAGDAEKAKTAYAAAVPVIDRMADKGIIHKNKAARHKSRLNAQIKKLAA
- the proB gene encoding glutamate 5-kinase; the protein is MDSISARQQLSASKRWVIKIGSALLTDNGRGVNRAAIQNWAGQIGALRRQGIEVVLVSSGAVAAGMDRLGWRRRPESVHQLQAAAAVGQSHLVQVYEHAFGQYDCRTAQILLDHDDLSNRTRYLNARSTLKTLLSLGAVPIINENDTVVTDEIRFGDNDTLGALVANLVEADVLLILTDADGLFTQDPRDNPDAELVREAVATDPRLVAMAGDSRSGLGRGGMSTKVRAAQLAARSGACTVIVGGAIDSVIERVATGENLGTLLLPEADPLAARKRWLAGQLQVRGELVLDAGAARALRSQGKSLLPVGVTAVSGRFHRGELVSCIGPGGEEVARGLVNYDSTEAQRILGQSSAEILELLGYRDDDELIHRDNLILL